A window of Tachyglossus aculeatus isolate mTacAcu1 chromosome 26, mTacAcu1.pri, whole genome shotgun sequence genomic DNA:
CCacttctgacccctgacccccagaaGCAACAAGACTTTAGCACATCTGAGAGCCTTACAACAGTCCACCATGACATACAATATGGCAGAGGGACACTGCCATTTGTGGCTTTTGCGTGGCTCCCCTTtacagtgcaagctccttgtggggcagggattgtgtctcccctcCAACTCACCTCCCGAAGCCACCAGTTCAGCGAGCTGCTCACGGGCTGGCCCCTGGCATAccggagcacctactgtgggcagatccctgaactgagtgcttaggggagtacgaAAGAATCCTTCACTTCAAATCCATCCCCCGGGGGGGGAGATGGTTCCCTTCAACTTCCTCCAGCTGCACTTCCTGTTTGTCCAAgatggggccaggaggcagaggcagtgtGGAAATTTGCTTCAGTTTATTCAGATCCAGAAAGACAAaccagcccttcccctccccaaccttaGAGCACTCAAGACCCCAAGGTTCTGGTGGGAGGGGGGTAtgggggaaaggggggtgggggaagagagaagaggaggtggggaggaggggaagaggaggtgcgTGGAAAGAGGGAGATGGTTCTGCAGGGACCGAGATAGGGGCAAACAAGGGGCTATCTGAGCCCgagctttttcttttccttctgtttcttGCGGACGATGTCGAGATTCCGGTCCTTCCACATGCTTTTCCGCAGCTTGATGGGGCGCGAACCGACGTACTTCCCTGGTGGATGAGAAGATGGGGGAGGTAGAGACCGTGGGCAGGGGGAGACCGAGGCAGGTAGAgaaatggtggtgggggggggggaacacacTCACCGTTCATCTCACGCATGGCCCGCACATAGTCGTTGGGGTCCTTGAAGCTGACAAAGCCGTAGCCCTTGGTCTTGCCGGTTCTCTTGTCCCGCACGACTTTGGCCTTGAGGAAGGATGGGAAGCGGCTGAAGGCCCGAGCCAGGATGTCATCATTCACCTCGTTGCCCAGGTCCCCGCAGAAGATCCGGAAGTCGTCTGGGgggtcggagatcatgggttagACTCGCACTGCAGGAGGGGGAGGGCACCTTGCCCATCTTGGACTGGGAGTCCCAAATTGGGCAGAGGCTGTGTCCTCTCAGATTGTATCAGCCCCTGAATTGAGCACtgagtctggcacagagtaagcgccaaaAGTTCAGTCCTTTCCCCAACACTTCTGTCTCCCGGCTGCCACCCTGCCGCGACGCTGTGTGCTCCATCCCCCCGGATGTCACCTCCATCCCACATCCCACCCCTAGGATTGCCACACTACTCCCTGCAAaatccacccctgccccccaccactgCTCTTTCCGCCGCACTTCtccctgctaattcattcatattaatctattctattctattcattcatctattctatttattttattttactttgttagtatgtttggttttgttctctgtctcccccttttagactgtgagcccactgctgggtagggactgtctctatatgttgccaatctgtacttcccaagcgcttagtacagtgctctgcacatagtaagcgctcaataaatacgattgatgatgatattaatgtcggtctccctggctagactacaaactcgttgtgagcaggaaacacgtCAActaattgttatactgtgctctcccaagctcttaatacagcgctttgTGTGTaacaataatttaataattttagcatttgttaagcacttactgagtgccaggcacggtaATAAGCGCTAGAGTGTGGAcgcaagtaatcgggttggacacgatctccgtcctacatggggctcccggtgtcactccctgttttacagatgaggtaactaaggttcttagaaagcgctcaatacataaaaTTTATCGctatcccccatccccccgcgctgttcctccccatccacccagccccttgctctcctcctcccacccccgcctCACCTGCGTCCCACTCCAGCAGGCTGGGGTCCTCCCAGCTGCTCCCAGCGGCCGTGCGGATGCAGCGTTTCAGCTTCTCCGGCTTCCCCTTCTTCTTGTCCTCCCCCATGGGTTCCGGcacctgtggggcagagggagcggACCGGGGCCCCCGTGGGCTCACAATGGGGTCGCCGCCGGTGGCCGCagttctctccccccgcccccaatccaCTCACCTCGATGGCCATGAGGCCGGGGGGTGGCTCGGGccgggggggccggcggggccgcaGAGACAGCAGCTCGGGGATGCGCAGGGGGGGCAGGAGCCCCCGCACCACCTCCAGCGGCAAGGGCAGGGCCAGCGGCTCGGGCTCCGGCAGGGGCAGGGCCATGGGCAGGGGCAGGCTCGGCCCGATCACCGAGGCCCCGGCCCCACCCAGGGCTCCGCCTGCCGCCCCCGTGCCCGCGCCCG
This region includes:
- the RBM42 gene encoding RNA-binding protein 42; protein product: MEAEMALFEQEVLGAPASGLPAPEPVPAVPVIRPIIATNTYQQVQQSLEARAAAAATVVAPIVGPPVPFVGPVGFATSDRSRLDSPEARDALYLRRTAVPPQRPPILRPAFVPHVLQRAAGGPRPMALRPPHQGLVGPPLAGPPMMIPAMARAPGPAMGTMGTLRTTTEETPHELALALGLGLKEKEAEGPVGPGLEEVAGAGTGAAGGALGGAGASVIGPSLPLPMALPLPEPEPLALPLPLEVVRGLLPPLRIPELLSLRPRRPPRPEPPPGLMAIEVPEPMGEDKKKGKPEKLKRCIRTAAGSSWEDPSLLEWDADDFRIFCGDLGNEVNDDILARAFSRFPSFLKAKVVRDKRTGKTKGYGFVSFKDPNDYVRAMREMNGKYVGSRPIKLRKSMWKDRNLDIVRKKQKEKKKLGLR